A window of Saccharomyces paradoxus chromosome XIII, complete sequence contains these coding sequences:
- the SMA2 gene encoding Sma2p (Meiosis-specific prospore membrane protein~similar to YML066C) — protein MLFPKRLIVWGVLLILSLSQFILYLPATTCTTSKGLRLCAPQFTITVIGGSSTANEFIASVREFLRLISYLTIDMGWSNEFTDPSVYEDENLVDTFQPDKVFELNYFGFCKRSNKSKIYCTSNENYGMDVLEVLVRDVGIQLGNISTTRSNETKKFGDSLVLTYRLALTSIRDFLKHDKHSGNALSKALIGTPDSNVKDSSPTKNYLKGVNLAFILMMFNGMVFYFAVLEIIVGFLSICVVSAFGGALSVGKRHRLFPMLLKSSSSILVVLATLTTLCNIVYLVALKTLEPEDVSEGGSDNATPHTTGWELLKVNVGSGFIMGLARYAIQWVLLVLAFLAANHYKAKPKKSDKYAEDVSLSPSSDLMEK, from the coding sequence ATGTTATTCCCTAAACGTCTAATTGTATGGGGTgttcttttgattttaagTTTGTCTCAATTTATACTCTACTTGCCAGCTACAACGTGTACAACTTCTAAGGGACTCCGGTTATGCGCCCCGCAGTTTACTATAACTGTTATCGGAGGATCCAGTACAGCGAATGAGTTTATAGCAAGTGTAAGAGAATTTCTGCGATTGATTTCGTACCTGACAATTGACATGGGTTGGTCGAATGAATTCACCGATCCAAGCGTGTATGAGGATGAAAATTTGGTAGACACTTTTCAGCCTGATAAGGTTTTTGAGCTTAATTATTTTGGATTTTGTAAACGCAGTaataaaagcaaaatttaTTGCACCTCCAATGAGAATTATGGTATGGATGTACTTGAAGTACTTGTCAGAGACGTCGGGATCCAATTAGGTAACATTTCCACGACACGATCAAAcgaaaccaaaaaatttggtgACTCTCTCGTATTGACATACCGTTTGGCATTGACATCTATTCGTGATTTTTTAAAACACGACAAACATTCTGGAAATGCCCTATCAAAGGCCTTGATTGGTACTCCCGATTCAAATGTAAAAGACTCATCACCAACAAAAAACTATCTGAAAGGCGTCAATCTGGCATTTATACTAATGATGTTCAACGGCATGGTTTTTTACTTTGCAGTGTTAGAAATCATAGTCGGATTTCTCAGTATCTGCGTAGTGTCAGCCTTTGGAGGAGCACTCAGCGTCGGAAAGCGGCACCGCTTATTCCCTATGCTTTTGAAGTCATCAAGCTCAATATTAGTAGTTTTAGCTACATTGACAACGTTATGTAACATCGTATATTTGGTTGCGTTGAAAACTTTAGAACCTGAAGACGTATCAGAGGGAGGATCTGACAACGCTACCCCACACACTACAGGCTGGGAATTATTAAAAGTCAACGTAGGAAGCGGGTTCATTATGGGGCTTGCCAGGTATGCCATTCAATGGGTCCTATTGGTACTCGCATTTCTTGCAGCAAATCATTACAAGGCCAAGCCTAAAAAGTCTGATAAGTACGCAGAAGACGTATCTCTCTCCCCTTCTTCAGACTTGATGGAGAAGTAA
- the ORC1 gene encoding origin recognition complex subunit 1 (Largest subunit of the origin recognition complex~similar to YML065W) encodes MAKTLRDLQGWEIITTDEQGNIIDGGQKRLRRRGAKTECYLKRSSDGTKLGRGDSVVMHNEAAGTYSVYMIQELRINTLNNIVELWALTYLRWFEVNPLAHYRQFNPDANILNRPLSYYNKIFSETANKNELYLTAELAELQLSNFIRVANVMDSSKWEESKGSVDTERDFMVHYICEPTGEKFVDIDIEDIKAHIKKVEPREAQEYLKDLTLPSKRKEIKGSSPKKKNKTTRMTQNPDAGTRGTDITDDEDSNDVDSSDYQSPSDAYISEEINSDEISADELEEEEEEEEDNNDDDEEQNEPRRINSPRKRGRKIKLAEGDTDASIQPSPKRRGRKPKDPSKPRQMLLISSCRANNTPVIRKFTKKNVARAKKKYTPFSKRFKSIAAIPDLNSLPEFYGNSSELMASSFENKLKTTQKHQIVETIFSKVKKQLNSSYVKEEILKSANFQDYLPARENEFASIYLSAYSAIESDSATTIYVAGTPGVGKTLTVREVVKELLSSSAQQEIPDFLYVEINGLKMVKPTDCYETLWNKISGERLTWAASMESLEFYFKRVPKNKKKTIVVLLDELDAMVTKSQDIMYNFFNWTTYENAKIIVIAVANTMDLPERQLGNKVTSRIGFTRIMFTGYTHEELKNIIDLRLKGLNDSFFYVDTKTGNAILMDVAGHDATVRQTLPNDVKKVRLRMSADAIEIASRKVASVSGDARRALKVCKRAAEIAEKHYMAKHGYGYDGKMVIEDESEGQMYDDEDKDLIENDKANKDDGNDDDDGVQTVHITHVMKALNETLNSHAITFMTRLSFTAKLFIYALLNLMKKNGSQEQELGDIVDEIKLLIEVNGSNKFVMEIAKTLFQQGSDNISEQLRIISWDFVLNQLLDAGILFKQTMKNDRICCVKLNISVEEAKRAMNDDETLRNL; translated from the coding sequence ATGGCAAAAACGTTAAGGGATCTCCAAGGCTGGGAGATAATAACAACTGATGAGCAGGGAAATATAATCGATGGAGGTCAGAAGAGACTACGCCGGAGAGGTGCTAAAACTGAATGCTACTTAAAGAGAAGTTCTGATGGGACTAAACTTGGTCGTGGCGATAGTGTTGTCATGCATAATGAGGCTGCAGGGACTTACTCGGTTTATATGATCCAGGAGTTAAGAATTAATACATTGAATAATATTGTCGAACTCTGGGCTCTCACCTATTTGAGATGGTTCGAAGTCAATCCACTAGCTCATTATAGACAGTTCAATCCTGACGCTAACATATTAAATCGTCCTTTAAGCTattacaataaaatattctctGAAACtgcaaataaaaatgaactATACCTGACTGCAGAATTAGCGGAATTGCAGCTATCAAATTTCATCAGGGTTGCCAATGTAATGGATAGTAGCAAATGGGAAGAATCAAAAGGGAGTGTTGATACAGAAAGAGATTTTATGGTTCATTACATCTGTGAACCAACTGGAGAGAAGTTTGTGGACATTGATATCGAGGATATTAAGGCtcatataaaaaaagtggaGCCAAGAGAAGCCcaagaatatttgaaagatttaacACTTCCATCGAAGaggaaagaaattaaaggaAGCTCcccaaaaaagaaaaacaaaactacTCGAATGACCCAAAATCCAGATGCAGGAACAAGAGGCACAGATATAACGGATGATGAGGATAGTAATGATGTTGATTCATCTGATTATCAAAGCCCATCAGATGCCTACATTAGTGAGGAAATAAATAGCGATGAAATATCCGCAGATGaacttgaagaagaagaagaagaagaagaggacaataatgatgatgatgaagaacaGAATGAACCTAGGCGTATAAATTCACCAAGGAAAAGAGGTCGCAAGATAAAACTAGCTGAAGGTGATACTGATGCTTCTATACAACCGTCcccaaaaagaagaggtCGTAAACCTAAAGATCCTAGTAAACCACGTCAGATGCTGTTAATATCTTCATGCCGTGCGAATAATACTCCTGTGATTagaaaatttacaaaaaaaaatgttgcTAGagccaaaaagaaatataccCCCTTTTCTAAAAGATTCAAATCAATTGCTGCAATACCAGATTTAAATTCACTGCCCGAATTTTACGGAAATTCTTCAGAACTAATGGCATCAAGCTTTGAAAACAAGTTAAAAACCACCCAAAAGCATCAAATTGTAGagacaattttttccaaagttaAAAAACAGTTGAATTCTTCGTATGTCAAGGAGGAAATATTAAAGTCGgcaaattttcaagattaTTTGCCTGCTAGGGAGAATGAATTTGCCTCAATTTATCTAAGTGCGTATAGTGCAATTGAGTCGGACTCTGCTACTACTATATATGTGGCCGGTACTCCTGGTGTGGGGAAAACTTTAACCGTGAGAGAAGTCGTAAAGGAACTACTATCATCTTCTGCACAACAAGAAATACCAGACTTTCTTTACGTGGAAATAAATGGattgaaaatggtaaaaCCCACAGACTGTTACGAAACTTTATGGAACAAAATATCAGGAGAAAGGTTAACATGGGCAGCTTCAATGGAGTCACTAgagttttattttaaaagaGTGCcgaagaacaagaaaaaaaccatTGTAGTCTTATTGGATGAACTTGATGCCATGGTGACGAAATCTCAAGACATCATgtacaattttttcaattggaCTACTTATGAAAATGCCAAAATTATTGTCATTGCAGTAGCCAATACAATGGACTTACCAGAACGTCAGCTAGGTAATAAGGTTACTTCAAGAATTGGGTTTACAAGAATTATGTTCACTGGGTATACTCATGAGGAGctaaaaaatattattgatttaAGGCTTAAAGGATTGAACGACTCGTTCTTCTATGTTGATACAAAGACTGGCAATGCTATCTTAATGGATGTGGCTGGACATGACGCTACAGTGAGACAAACGTTGCCTAATGACGTAAAGAAAGTTCGCCTAAGAATGAGTGCTGATGCCATTGAAATCGCCTCGAGGAAAGTAGCAAGTGTTAGTGGTGATGCAAGAAGAGCACTGAAAGTTTGTAAAAGAGCGGCGGAAATTGCTGAAAAACACTATATGGCTAAGCATGGTTATGGATATGACGGAAAGATGgttattgaagatgaaagtgAAGGCCAAATGtacgatgatgaagataaagaTCTTATTGAGAATGACAAAGCCAACAAAGACGATGGcaatgacgatgacgacgGGGTACAAACCGTTCACATTACGCACGTTATGAAAGCCTTAAACGAAACCTTGAATTCCCACGCGATTACATTTATGACGCGACTTTCATTTACAGCAAAACTGTTTATTTATGCATTattaaatttgatgaaaaagaacggATCTCAAGAACAGGAACTAGGTGATATCGTCGACGAAATCAAGTTACTTATTGAAGTAAATGGCAGCAATAAGTTTGTTATGGAGATAGCCAAAACATTGTTTCAACAGGGAAGTGATAATATTTCTGAACAATTGAGGATCATATCATGGGATTTCGTTCTCAACCAGTTGCTTGACGCGGGAATATTGTTTAAACAAACCATGAAGAACGATAGAATATGCTGTGTTAAGCTGAATATATCAGTAGAAGAAGCCAAAAGAGCCATGAATGATGA
- the ITT1 gene encoding RBR-type E3 ubiquitin transferase (Protein that modulates the efficiency of translation termination~similar to YML068W), producing MALTQFENDLGILRDMYPELEMESVKAENEDEFPQNINGKLPFKISLLADVNIEFGKQHLLLSNLSNECVEFTIYGCHYPDIRRCVVMDIKSLWISVDEKRMLIDKALKLVEEIVDMNTDLADSFTSILILIFGFLIDDTAILLFPSGVKKCLTQDQYDLFKQISKEATLQKVGRSNYHCCICMEMEKGVRMIKLPCRNESVEHYLCKKCAKSYFTAMIEESRISNVRCPQCEHQELKLNDFKSYKKMLKALFTPLIPISFLKELIDAELCERYEKMFSNQAATKLSKHCPYACVTCRRCDSWCIKEDLDDAMIQCQKCHFVFCFDCLHAWHGYNNKCGKKVSISTDIIEEYLNDTDTSDERKRELEVKYGRRVLELEVNDYLADKMLDLAIEKEGSNLQRCPRCKVVVERSEGCNKMKCGVCDTLFCFMCGALLYPEDPYEHFREAFSGCYGRLFEGMPGTET from the coding sequence atggcTTTGActcaatttgaaaatgatttgGGAATATTAAGAGATATGTATCCAGAATTGGAAATGGAATCAGTAAAGGcggaaaatgaagatgaatttCCGCAAAACATTAACGGAAAGCTGCCATTTAAGATATCACTATTGGCCGATGTAAATATTGAGTTCGGTAAGCAACATTTGTTACTGTCAAATTTATCTAATGAATGTGTGGAGTTCACGATATATGGTTGTCATTATCCAGACATACGACGGTGCGTTGTTATGGACATCAAATCGTTATGGATATCAGTGGATGAAAAGAGGATGTTAATCGATAAAGCGCTAAAACTTGTTGAAGAGATCGTAGACATGAACACCGACCTTGCGGATTCGTTTACCTCCATCCTTATCCTCATCTTTGGGTTCCTTATAGATGATACAGCTATATTACTATTCCCTAGTGGtgtaaaaaaatgcttgACACAGGATCAGTATGACTTGTTTAAGCAGATAAGTAAGGAGGCCACCCTTCAAAAAGTAGGCAGATCCAATTACCATTGTTGTATTTGTATGGAAATGGAAAAGGGTGTTAGAATGATCAAATTACCATGCCGAAATGAAAGTGTAGAACACTATCTATGCAAAAAATGTGCCAAATCCTATTTTACTGCAATGATTGAGGAAAGCCGAATATCCAATGTAAGGTGTCCACAATGTGAACACCAAGAATTAAAACTGAATGATTTTAAGAgctataaaaaaatgctaaAGGCATTGTTTACACCTTTGATTCCGATATCCTTCTTAAAAGAACTTATTGATGCAGAGCTATGTGAAAGGTACGAAAAAATGTTCTCCAATCAGGCGGCTACAAAACTCTCAAAACATTGTCCATATGCTTGTGTGACATGCCGAAGATGTGATAGTTGGTGCATAAAGGAAGACCTTGATGATGCGATGATCCAGTGTCAAAAATGTCATTTTGTATTTTGCTTTGACTGCTTGCATGCCTGGCATGGTTACAACAATAAGTGTGGCAAGAAGGTTTCCATATCAACTGATATTATTGAGGAATATCTGAATGACACCGATACTTCAGATGAGAGAAAGCGTGAACTGGAAGTAAAATATGGAAGAAGAGTGTTAGAACTTGAAGTTAATGATTACCTTGCTGACAAAATGCTAGATTTGGCCATTGAAAAGGAGGGTTCCAATTTACAGCGGTGTCCTAGGTGTAAGGTGGTCGTAGAAAGGAGTGAAGGTTGcaacaaaatgaaatgcGGAGTGTGTGACAcattgttttgttttatgTGTGGAGCCTTACTTTACCCTGAGGACCCTTACGAACATTTTAGAGAAGCATTTTCGGGTTGTTATGGACGATTATTTGAAGGCATGCCTGGCACAGAAACTTGA
- the POB3 gene encoding FACT complex subunit POB3 (Subunit of the heterodimeric FACT complex (Spt16p-Pob3p)~similar to YML069W), with product MSTDFDRIYLNQSKFSGRFRIADSGLGWKVSTSGGSVANQARKPFLLPATELSTIQWSRGCRGYELKISTKNQGVIQLDGFSQDDYNLIKNDFHRRFNIQVEQREHSLRGWNWGKTDLARNEMVFALNGKPTFEIPYARINNTNLTSKNEVGIEFNIQDEEYQPAGDELVEMRFYIPGVIQTNVDENMTKKEESSNEVMPKKEDGVEGEDVEIAVEEKSMAEAFYEELKEKADIGEVAGDAIVSFQDVFFTTPRGRYDIDIYKNSIRLRGKTYEYKLQHRQIQRIVSLPKADDIHHLLVLAIEPPLRQGQTTYPFLVLQFQKDEETEVQLNLEDEDYEENYKDKLKKQYDAKTHIVLSHVLKGLTDRRVIVPGEYKSKYDQCAVSCSFKANEGYLYPLDNAFFFLTKPTLYIPFSDVSMVNISRAGQTSTSSRTFDLEVVLRSNRGSTTFANISKEEQQLLEQFLKSKNLRVKNEDRDVQERLQTALGSDSDEEDINMGSAGEDDESVDEDFQVSSDNDAEEVAEEFDSDAALSDAEEGSDEERPSKKPKVE from the coding sequence aTGAGTACCGACTTTGATAGAATTTACTTGAATCAGTCTAAGTTTAGTGGTAGATTCCGTATTGCTGATTCTGGGTTAGGGTGGAAGGTTAGCACCAGTGGTGGCTCTGTAGCCAATCAGGCAAGAAAGCCGTTTTTATTACCAGCCACAGAATTATCTACAATTCAATGGAGTAGGGGCTGCAGGGGCTACGAATTGAAGATAAGTACCAAAAATCAAGGTGTTATCCAACTTGATGGATTTTCTCAGGATGACTATAACTTGATCAAGAATGATTTCCATCGTCGTTTCAATATTCAAGTAGAGCAAAGAGAACATTCCTTACGTGGTTGGAACTGGGGTAAGACAGATCTCGCCAGGAACGAAATGGTTTTTGCTTTAAATGGTAAACCAACTTTTGAAATTCCCTACGCTAGGATAAATAATACAAATCTAACCTCTAAAAATGAAGTAGGGATAGAATTCAATATTCAAGATGAAGAGTATCAACCAGCCGGTGATGAGTTGGTGGAAATGAGGTTTTATATCCCTGGTGTTATTCAAACAAACGTAGATGAAAACATGACTAAAAAGGAGGAGTCAAGCAATGAGGTCATGCCAAAGAAAGAGGATGGCGTTGAAGGAGAAGATGTAGAAATTGCAGTAGAGGAAAAGAGTATGGCGGAAGCGTTCTATGAAGaattaaaggaaaaggcTGACATCGGTGAAGTCGCTGGTGACGCAATAGTTTCATTCCAAGATGTCTTTTTCACCACGCCAAGAGGCCGTTATGACATTGATATTTATAAAAACTCTATTAGACTCAGGGGTAAGACTTATGAATACAAATTGCAACATcgtcaaattcaaagaattgtTTCGTTACCAAAGGCAGATGATATCCATCACTTATTGGTTTTGGCAATTGAACCTCCTTTACGTCAAGGACAGACCACCTACCCTTTCCTTGTCCTACAATTTCAGAAGGATGAGGAAACAGAGGTACAATTGaatttggaagatgaagactatgaagaaaattataaggataaattgaaaaaacagTATGATGCTAAAACACATATAGTTTTAAGTCATGTATTAAAAGGTTTGACTGACCGTAGAGTCATTGTCCCCGGAGAATACAAATCCAAGTATGATCAGTGTGCAGTTTCATGTTCTTTTAAGGCAAACGAGGGTTATTTGTACCCATTAGATAACGcgttcttctttttaacCAAACCAACTTTGTACATACCATTTAGTGATGTTAGTATGGTAAACATTTCAAGAGCAGGACAAACTTCTACGTCATCAAGGACGTTTGATTTGGAAGTGGTACTGCGTTCAAATAGGGGTTCAACAACTTTTGCCAACATCAGTAAGGAAGAGCAACAATTATTGGAACAATTTCTGAAGTCTAAAAACCTAAGGGTGAAGAATGAAGACAGGGACGTACAAGAAAGGTTACAAACTGCTTTAGGTTCAGACAGTGACGAGGAAGATATTAATATGGGTTCCGCTGGTGAAGATGACGAATCAGTAGATGAGGATTTCCAAGTCAGCTCTGATAATGACGCAGAAGAAGTTGCAGAAGAGTTTGATTCAGATGCGGCCCTAAGTGATGCTGAGGAGGGCAGCGACGAAGAAAGGCCTTCGAAAAAGCCCAAAGTAGAATAG
- the ERV41 gene encoding Erv41p (Protein localized to COPII-coated vesicles~similar to YML067C) has translation MAGLKTFDAFPKTEEQYKKKSTKGGLTSLLTYLFLLFIAWTEFGEYFGGYIDQQYVVDSQVRDTVQINMDIYVNTKCDWLHINVRDQTMDRKLVLEELQLEEMPFFIPYDTKVNDINEIITPELDEILGEAIPAEFREKLDTRSFFDENDPNKAHLPEFNGCHIFGSVPVNRVSGELQITAKGLGYMDSRKAPLEDLKFNHVINEFSFGDFYPYIDNPLDNTAQFNQDEPLTTYVYYTSVVPTLFKKLGAEVDTNQYSVNDYRYLYKDVSTKGDKTPGIFFKYNFEPLSIVVSDVRLSFIQFLVRLVAICSFLVYCASWIFTLLDMALITIMGPKWSLRYQPDDKTKGILDR, from the exons ATGGCAGGATTGAAGACGTTTGATGCTTTTC CGAAGACTGAAGAACAATACAAGAAGAAGTCCACCAAGGGTGGCTTAACTTCCTTGTTAACATATCTGTTTCTGTTATTTATAGCATGGACCGAGTTCGGCGAATACTTTGGTGGTTATATCGACCAGCAGTACGTAGTGGATAGTCAAGTTAGAGATACCGTCCAAATCAATATGGATATATACGTCAATACGAAATGTGATTGGCTGCATATCAATGTCAGAGACCAAACAATGGATCGGAAACTTGTATTAGAGGAACTGCAATTGGAAGAGATGCCTTTCTTCATTCCTTATGACACGAAAGTTAATGATAttaatgaaattattaCGCCTGAATTGGATGAAATCTTAGGAGAAGCTATCCCGGCAGAATTTAGAGAAAAACTAGATACTAGgtcattttttgatgaaaacgATCCTAATAAGGCACATCTTCCGGAGTTCAATGGTTGTCATATATTCGGGTCTGTTCCGGTAAATAGGGTTAGTGGTGAATTGCAGATCACAGCTAAGGGTTTAGGATACATGGATTCACGCAAAGCACCACTGGAAGATTTAAAGTTCAATCACGTTATTAAtgagttttcttttggtgATTTCTACCCATATATCGATAACCCATTGGATAACACTGCGCAGTTTAATCAGGATGAACCTTTAACTACTTACGTCTATTATACATCTGTTGTACCAACCCTTTTTAAGAAATTAGGAGCAGAAGTGGATACGAATCAATATTCTGTTAATGACTATCGCTATTTGTACAAAGATGTCAGCACTAAAGGTGATAAAACGCCGGGCATCTTCTTTAAGTACAATTTCGAACCATTATCCATTGTTGTTTCTGATGTTCGTTTAAGCTTCATACAGTTTTTGGTGAGATTAGTGGCAATCTGCTCATTTTTGGTTTACTGTGCTTCGTGGATTTTCACACTACTGGATATGGCCCTTATCACCATAATGGGACCCAAGTGGTCATTGCGTTATCAGCCGGATGATAAAACTAAGGGTATTTTAGATAGGTAG